DNA from Neoarius graeffei isolate fNeoGra1 chromosome 17, fNeoGra1.pri, whole genome shotgun sequence:
ggggaccacctcctgatggagctagttgttgcaggctgcctttgaaccaggggggtgtacttcggctgtagaagaaccaggttgtggtcagacttccctagtggggggaggggtgtgactctgtatgcatacctcacattagcatatagcaagtcaattgtcctgttgttccttgttggacaatccacagcctgataaaaagcagccaaagtagagtcaaaagtagcatgattaaagtccccagaaattatgataaatgcctcagggtgctgtgtctgcagccttgctgtgacagagtgaatccgctcacatgcagcagctgtgtctgccctcggagggatgtaaacacagatggcgatcatgtgactgaactcccttggcagataatatggccgcaggctaccggctagcagctccaaatccgggcaacataaaactgtctttacggagatatgtccccggTTACACCAACggttgttcacataaatgatgagtcccccacctttgcttttcccgcatgtgttagtgtctctgtcggctctcacagcagtgaatccccgcaggtccatgttagcatccagtacaaggtgtgttagccatgtctccgtaaagataaataagctgctctcctggtaaatccgctagttgttcagagcggaaagctcgtcgactttattcggcagcgagttcacattccccatgataacggagggaatggatggtttgtagcaccgccggttgtccgctagcctagcctttagcttagctccagccttacAGCCCCTGGGTTTCTCTTCAGCTccaccgggatggggtgtcgtatcctggctcatcccattgttttcagggccagcagctcctctcttgaataagtgagaaaactggctcctggctgcgtgttaaagttaaatatgttATGTTAATACAGAATGTGTGATGGACCTCCTCTGCAGAGAAATATCTTTTTACCTGGAACATAACAGCTGTTTTTAGAAGGAAATTAGGCTTCATAGATCCTGAATGGGGTGTGTTCCACTCCCCCCCCATCAGATATCTCAGAAAGAACCCAATCAGGTGATCTGGCTTATATGTTatgattttagtactctttctctAGTAGCAACTTCCATTCTTCAATCTGCTTGAAGATTTGGTGCTTGATTTTCATGCGTTTGTGGGGCAGCCCTCTGTGTTTCATGGTGGACAAAACTGAAACTGGTATTTCAGTGAATCATGAATTGACTTTCAGGAAATCGTGCCCTGGAAGTGTGGACACACTTGGTCTGACCACGGATGTTCTCATGCTTACTGGGCTTGTGCCCCAAACAGCTGTTCAGGTCCTTGAAACAGGTTGCAGTGACTGATTTTACCAGGCTCTAGCAATGGCGTTTAAACCAACAATCCTGCTTTCTAGCCTTTAAACCAGTAACAATCCCGCAACAACAAGTGATCTACAAAATTTTGTATGTCTTAGGGACCAAGCAGTGAGGCAATGAGGACACAGGAGATGTCAGTGAAAATCTGGGTTttatttactcaaatacaaaaaaATTCCACAAACCTAGGGattaataactaggcctataaaataggtCAACAAAATATAACTAAATGATAACAAAATTAACTTTAAAAAAATGACCTTTCACAATGATACAAGAGGGATAATACATATAGTGGCTTGGGCAAACCAAATAACACACATGGGGTAAACAAAGTGGGCACCAGATACTACTAAGCACGAGACAGGACTAACTAAACCCTGACTGAGCCCCCCATGACACAATagcatacatacatgtcaacctttggtcaatcaaacctgtataaccaacctccaaaatccttatttcccttataaaatccttataagatgcaaattaaaataatttacctaaaatttgaatgataattaacaatgatatacagtgttgggagtaacgcgttacaaaagtaacaaattactgtaatgcattgctttttgcagtagcgcggtaatgtaaggcattacagaaaaaaattggtaatattttactcggtacaaatgtcagtaatgcgcgttacaatgcatttttaacctggaatgaagtggtgggctttttttccttcatacaaattcgccaaaatcaccgcgagatcagcagaggtgaaaagtccgcgcaaaatgtttcacttccttttcctttaggctagtcagacagaagagagagatgagtgaacctgcagctgatctaacggcggatagcacattctccagatgggcacacgcccattattttaagtttgtgaaaaataaggatgtgaagaacatcgtagtcaaatgcactttgtgtgctaaacctaaagaactgtccacttcccgaaatagcaccagtaatttaactaaacatttacagaggtgccatagtaacatgaagttagcaaggaagcaagtggaggatgagagtggcgataaaatcacaaagcagccaaaattaacgttctgccgctctgagatactccttcagcctcaagaggttaggagacttgtggcggagtatgttgttgaagatatgctgacagtttgtttacatttttgtcctgtataactgaggtttttttctggtcggaagtcagactaaagtgattgagctgcctttccttcgagggctaatatgcctaagcacttcaatatcattaaaagcactttgattttgttatttctaattctgtttttcgaaatgtgactgggtagcctcatatagctaatagtcattgtctagctgtgatttaaaaggcttgtgggtttttttcaggccagttttattgtaggctacgatttgccataatgttcatttttgttaaatttctgaaatggagtcatatcccttagggctaatctttttttttttttatgaagcataaactatgcttaatgctgtaaacttgaaaacaataaaggcatagaaatgctaattttgtatcctgtcatatctttagacattacaatacaatacagttcaattaatgttaatatgaataggcctaaagttacagtatttctatcacaatttgccagactttcaccttttgtctgttcttgcgatgattgttccttgtattgtgccatgagccatcactgtggctattatattctactgtttttaaccataagcctagttcagtcagataccacatcaccttccactggatgtgtgatgagctaattgagcgtcttgagctacatttagattgccaaatccatacttccagttattttggtgagagtaacttaaaagtaatgcaatagtagtgtaatgccttacattttaaatacagtaatattgtaatgtaactaattactttaaaatgacagtaacaagtaataaataatgcaaaacagttttgaagtaacttgcccaacactgatgatatatcccagttactttttattcaatattaataacaataaaccttcagaatgaatacaaagctccaatgtttgacaaaaacacaaagtgtcactctaatgttctgaattgtactccatgacagcttttttagcactctgcaccaatacctcactaggctgcatgtcacagcaagcgtctgtgttgatcttacactgcagtaggccaggtcagtgtgtctgcattcaggttctttctgctctctgtgtgtatcttcctgacttgagagaaaactctctcacagtcagcattactgtggggtaaacagagcactgcctaacttgaactaaaacgcccactaccttgtgtcttctgtcttttccagttgttggcatatcagtttttgagcgcgcaaatactgtcatcagtggctgattttgcctttggcttgcattccgctgatgcagtttcgatttgaaatgttctttcacatcatacactcccgatgctgcaactttgatgtcacgcacacacagtgtgcagtgtgcgtattcttcgtttttggaggctgccggttggattatgccattcaaaaggtccttccattcagggagaaacctaccgctgtattgtgttttgaatttctttgccagagtgcccattcagtatcttttcagtcgctattgaaagttgctcaggtggaaatacgcttttcaaacaaaatgttacttcatggTTGCCaggattcttgcaatgcggtgtgcgcatgatcagaagtggaacaaagtctcgctaccacaagataacgcgcgatttcataagactctttactggctgtctgtgctttctgtggtgtacagtacgtttgtaaatgttatgcgctcttttatcatcgtgggaattgattatagctctaaataaatattgaagtttttttaaagaatccgtataactttatttgtacgcccgtgtactacgtttattgaatcaaatccgtataaaatacggacattccgtataggttgacatgtatgagcatATGCTTTAGGCCTAACAAGCTGGCACCAGGATCGCGGAGTCTTCAGACACACCCCTTTTTGCTCCACCAGGACGGGACCTCCTCCGTCAACCACGGTAACTCAAAACAAAGAAATAAATGATTCGTACAACAAGTTTGCTTGTGTAACCCTACAGTGTTAGTGTGTACTCTCCATGTCAAAGAAAGTAAGGTTAAAGCAaataaattctgtttttatttacattttacacagcatcccaacttttttggaaatagtGTTGTAGTAATAATTAATAATAGGCCAAGTTAACATTTTGTTTTAATTCTAGATTTAATAAGTGTTAAAGATGTCAGTTACATCGAAACAAATGGCTCTTTTGCAAAACGCTTCTATGCTTTGAATAAATGAAGACTTGTGTTGTTTATCTTTAGTTGGCCGAGCGCTATGGAGATGTTTACAGCCTGTATCTAGGGAGAAAACCAGCTGTTGTTCTTAATGGTTTGAAGGCTATGAAAGAAGCTCTGGTGACCAAATCTGTAGACTTTTCAGGACGCCCACAAAATATGCTGATCAGCCATCTAAATGAAGGGAAAGGTGAGATCATAAATAAGTACCTACTTAACTGTggttaattataataataatcatcattatttttttaaggattttACTCTACATGCAAATAGTGATTGAAGTGAGTTACTGACATGAGTGAAATTTAACAGGAGTCGTACTTACTGATTATGGTCTCGAATGGAAGGAGCATCGGCGCTTTGCCCTTATGACCTTGAGGAACTTTGGCATGGGGAAATACTCTATGGAGGACAGGATTTTGGGGGAAATTGaacaccttgtttctgaattggaGAGCTGTGCTGGTATCAGCATTGTTGCTTTATTTATCATGCTCCTTTATAGCTCTTTAATAAAAGATTTCTTGTTTGATTttacaaagaaataaaaaaaaacacagccatTACCACAGTGTTTCTGTTTGTAGGAGGCTCCATGAATCCTCAGACTTTCTTCCATTATGCAGCATCAAACATCATCTACTTGGTTTTGTTTGGTATTCGTTATAACTACGGCAGTGAAACCCTTCAAAATTTTGTTACACTTTTCAAAGACTCTACCAAAATTATTAATGGACCATGGGGAATGGTGAGATATTATCTTATCACCAGGACAGTATAGTGATGCAGTATATGGCCaaaggtatgtggacacctgaccatgtgAGTCTTTCCCCCAAAATGTTGCCACAAAATTAAGAGGACAGAATTGACTAGAATGTCTTTTGTATGATGTAAAATTAAGATTTAACTTCACTGGAATTAAGACGCCCAAAGAGAGGCCCATGAAGCCATGGGTTGCCAAGGTTGGTGTAGAAGATCTCAAATGGCCTGAACAGAGCCcttacctcaaccccactgaacacctttggggttTGTGCTCTTGTGGCAGAATGAGCAGGAATTCTGATAGTAGCGTTCTAAAATTGAGGTTATCGTATCAATAAAACAAGGGGCTGTGAGGTAAATTGGGTATGAGATGTTCATCAAGTACATATGGGTATGCTGGTccagtgtccacatacttttggacatGCAGTGTAATTCTAGGTTTGAAGTAATAGCTGAAATAATTGATGTAATTTATTCAATTATAACCCATAAAAATAATAGAATGTCTTGGCTTCTTGTAGATCTATGATACGCTTCCATTTGTGAGATCGCTACCTCTTCCCTTCAGGAAGGCCTTTAAAAATGCCGACTtaatgaaaaaaatgacaaaaaccaTGATCGACGAGCACAAGACAACAAGAGTTCCAGGACAACCAAGAGACTTTGTGGACTGCTATCTGGATGAGCTTGATACAGTATGTGTTTGTCTggctataagattgttctggtgcTACATGGAATCTCAACTATTTAATGTATTGCTTTCAACAGAGAAGCTATGGATCCACCTTTGATGAAGGACATCTAATAATGTACGTTTTAAATTTGCATGGAGCTGGGACCGACACCACGTCCAACACACTCCTTACAGCTTTCCTCTACCTCATGGCTTATCCAGAAATTCAGGGTTTATATAATAATTAATTGCACTTCTTTTGTCTACTTGTTGCATAAATGTAAAACAGTATTATTAATAGATTGAATTTGATTAGTAATAGTGCCAACCACGTTGTTTCTAGAGAAATGCCAGCAAGAGATTGATGAGGTTTTGGAAGGAAAAGCTTGTGTGTCATTTGAGGATAGGCACAACATGCCATACACACAGGCTGTGATTCACGAGTGTCAGCGCATCGCCAATATCGTACCTCTGAGTGTGTTCCACTGCACCACAAGAGATACCGAAGTCATGGGCTACAGCATTCCAAAGGTTTTGGTTTCAAATTAACAATTTCAGACCATGGTTTAATTTACCCTCTGCTACCCATCTtgatctttttctttcttttactgtTTTCAGGGGACTATAATTATCCCCCACCTCTCTTCAGTGCTAAGTGAAGAAGGCCAGTGGAAATTCCATCGTGAGTTTAATCCATTAAACTTCCTCAATGATCAGGGACAGTTTAAGAAGCCTGAAGCCTTCATGCCGTTTTCTGCTGGTAAGAGCTGGTTTCAGGATATCCTGGCAGTGGATATTTCACAAAAatgaaagctagactgcctttcagatttttcatgtgtaggtcataaaaagaattttccccgacacccaattatttttttagGGGACTgacagctactgaattcaaatcacagacttccgattttcttactttttttcctaaaagaacaattaatgaatttatctccacatggccctaaattctccgctgttttttttcctgcttcaccatgacccaattcaagatactacgtcatgcatcgcgtggtgggctttccccatttgcgcaaggcattgtgggatacaaatttgaaacaggagagaaaaatggaggatgggagtgtgtgaatgaaacgtgaaggaccgactacggtaacggaaagcgagaagaaaagaggtTATGttatatagaagaagaagaaacctttatttgtcacatgcacagtgaaattcatcctctgcatttaacccatctgaagcagtgaacacgcgcgcacacacacccagagcagtgggcagccacactagagcacccagggagcagtcaggggttaggtaccttgctcaagggcacttcagcccaaggccaccccacgttaacctaacgaaggaaaggaaacgcaggaccaaactaataaatatcagcactcagcaagcaccttggtgtgatcagctgttcgtttagcgacagaatgatgtaactgtcagtgcacggtcaaaggtaaacctgcgcatgcgcactctgacttcctctgtctgcttgactgcatgaagcaggtgatttcatgcacattattttgcTTGGGAGtccactcaaattaaataacttcccagccacagaatggcctgtttttttttttttttgtaagatattacaaaaatgaacatgtatccatccattatctgtagctgcttatcctgttctacaggcaatctggagcctatcccagctgactatgggcgagaggcggggtacaccctggacaagtcgccaggttatcgcagggtaaacatgtatcacaatgaccaaatttcagagtgaATTACATTTcagcgattttatgaaattgaaaggcagtTTAGCTTTTTATTTTTGATTCAATTTCACAGAACACAGTGCCAAAATAAAAAGATTGCattattaaaggagatacgcagaaccatggcctcactttttgtttataaatgccttgagaccacaagaatggcataggaatagttttaagcattaacaataaatctaatatagtaatttttacggttaaaatgattcatataccagcagtctgagtgaatgaccttgaagtccataacgtcacagcaggaagtctttcggtctcatcgccatttccgctatactaaaaaacagagctgactgcaactccggttttccattttgagctaatttatcgccatgccacgtagatgtgttgctgacgggtgcagcaacatgacagaaggtggatttacattgcattcatggcccaagaatgttcaaactgcaaagatttggacttgttttgtgagaaatttatggggacattttactgatgactcatacgagacctctgatctgttgaggagcgttggctataagcccgtattgaaagaaggttcagtaccaacaattaaaggaaaagaaaactacaagaaaagtaaagtaagttcagttgcaccagttctcccggagtgtgagccgagcagtaatggcggagtactcaatatggagaaaatggagaatgagtggccaAGCCCTCagttttctctgctggatatgcttttttttccccttccccactggatatgcttgcctcagcagcaatatctcgcccttacgtggaagaagtgaatgaacgaagaactgaaagtcagattgtttcaaaacaattggccttcaagaagcaagaatacggatgggtaagatgcgactctcatttggttgcataacaacactcgttgtttacctgcatgtagattaatacatgtaacttgcattgtgtgtttaagttaccggtataagatttatttaatttgcctcagaatgtgattgtctcagttcatctgattatttaatgagccttttatgttttatcagtgaaaatgcatgcatgtgcatgtatgttgcataagttataacacctatcctgttttaatgagagtcacatgagactgtcagttcaattccatccaattctctagacggctttgttctttggctttattttgtaaggtggAGGCCTCCATAGCCGATGTGTTACtattggattcactttccgatggtacaaactgatatggttctacatgtatagcagtagcatgtacacacactccaatttcaggacaatcacagtcagatgtattactatctgaggaatccaaagaatctccaataaatccaaacgaagaggccattgcatagACCGCGGAACGCATTTGAACAAGGGGGGGCCACAATCGCAAGAGGATGTCACTGAAATGTTAGGTCAGACATGATGCATATAGGCTACATTATACACggacaccaggggcgatttctcagagacaacaagggaagccgaacttcccctaaaattctctccccaaactgcggtgtctacgacgttgaattctcattaaaacaataacttgcataacataatatatgcccaagattgtatttacgttcataactatccctatgtcatcctgtaacttatttgagtgatgtctgacgaacttgcagtttgctacgagaatcacctttgctgccaggctgtaacctttcttatttcaatgggctctatggactggcagccaggtatccgttacagtctacgagacggctctgaacagccaatttcggctagttgttattggttaaaatcgacaaaatcgtcacttccagggaagccgggtatctctgggggtaaacgggacatgggagggccaagaagccgggctgataaaggattattggaggtggtgtttgaaagacatgaggagggtggtcgctgtacttcggcgaggaacacggtaagcatgatcagtcagtccctagcggatgtcgagaaagtgtagtcgtgtgccaaagtgctgtccgaatttcttttcatataaacgtttcttctcattgatgtctctgtacattactctgtaaataaatgtaaatattactcgttgtgctctgttaactt
Protein-coding regions in this window:
- the LOC132864651 gene encoding cytochrome P450 2F2-like — protein: MLGYLIIAVFCICLFFHLLRIQTPKNFPPGPRPIPIFGNLFQLDIRNPLKDFEKLAERYGDVYSLYLGRKPAVVLNGLKAMKEALVTKSVDFSGRPQNMLISHLNEGKGVVLTDYGLEWKEHRRFALMTLRNFGMGKYSMEDRILGEIEHLVSELESCAGGSMNPQTFFHYAASNIIYLVLFGIRYNYGSETLQNFVTLFKDSTKIINGPWGMIYDTLPFVRSLPLPFRKAFKNADLMKKMTKTMIDEHKTTRVPGQPRDFVDCYLDELDTRSYGSTFDEGHLIMYVLNLHGAGTDTTSNTLLTAFLYLMAYPEIQEKCQQEIDEVLEGKACVSFEDRHNMPYTQAVIHECQRIANIVPLSVFHCTTRDTEVMGYSIPKGTIIIPHLSSVLSEEGQWKFHREFNPLNFLNDQGQFKKPEAFMPFSAGARMCLGESLARMEIFLVVVTLLRRFQFIWPEDAGEPDFTPEYGILLRPQPYRMGIRLRQPEREM